Proteins found in one Pempheris klunzingeri isolate RE-2024b chromosome 6, fPemKlu1.hap1, whole genome shotgun sequence genomic segment:
- the ttr gene encoding transthyretin has protein sequence MLQPLHCLLLASAVLLCNAAPTPTVSIHGGSDMKCPLMVKILDAVKGTPAGSVALKVSQKTADGGWTHIVNGVTDANGEIHNLITEQQFPAGVYRVEFDTKAYWKTAGSTPFHEVADVVFEAHTEGHRHYTLALLLSPYSYTTTAVVTNAHQ, from the exons ATGCTTCAACCACTGCACTGTCTGCTTCTagcctctgctgtgctgctctgcaacGCCGCCCCCACTCCCACGGTCAGTAT ACATGGGGGCTCAGACATGAAGTGTCCTCTGATGGTGAAAATCCTGGATGCAGTGAAAGGGACTCCGGCTGGATCAGTGGCACTCAAGGTGTCTCAGAAGACTGCTGATGGGGGATGGACACATATAGTTAATGG AGTGACAGATGCCAATGGAGAGATCCATAATCtgatcacagagcagcagttcCCAGCCGGAGTGTATCGTGTTGAGTTTGATACCAAAGCTTACTGGAAGACTGCGGGGAGCACGCCGTTCCACGAAGTGGCTGAT gtggtgtTTGAGGCCCACACAGAAGGTCATCGTCACTATACCTTGGCCTTGCTGCTCAGTCCATACTCCTACACAACCACAGCCGTGGTCACCAACGCACACCAGTGA
- the LOC139202576 gene encoding desmoglein-2.1-like: protein MARLSLAAVGLLFLLMLALTPSVEAREKSKALRRKKREWILPPAKLMENVDYKDTTVAKLRSDKDKISKVEYYLSGAGADKPPFNLFVVDHDTGFVRVKGTLDREKCPMYNLTGIARFPDGRTAEENIPLTITVLDENDNPPYFEMHVGNISESSEKGTFVMQIEGKDDDDPKTINSQIAYSIISQEPKGTGHMFFIDEETGKVYVNEPTLDRETHDLYRLVIKGTDMAGAPGGLSGTGTAEIKILDINDNHPTLEKSEYAGAVSENVQDVVVMKIKAVDKDLENTDNWLAVFKIEKGNEDNLFSIETDKETNEGILKLIKAVDFEDVQNLELGLMIENVAPFVEGGAVLTDVGVQVGEGGPVPVGGGGGGGGGGGGGGGGGGGGGGGGGGGGGGGGGGGGGGGGGGGGGAGPGPGPGAGAGADLDVGVDVGVDAGADVDVEGGVSVGLDVGVKPDVGVGLKPKPKPKPKPKPKPKPKPGPGQGPGPEPEPEPEPEPGPGVGVGVGVGVGLGPGPGPGPGLKPKPGAKPKPGAKPKPDTPKKSYPIKIAVVNEPEGPAFSPDTKNVPVSEDPNEMPDDGVLTVFAAIDPDTGKIAEDVSYAKAFDPDNWFVIDDKTAEIKLNKAPDRESPFLVNGTYIAKILAITQDMPSKTATGTIAIQVKDSNDHCPTLTTTYSDLCAGEKTVYVTGFDEDVHPNGAPFTFKIVPDGTRGSWTVEVINDTSAALHSDEGLWPGSYTLQLEVSDAQSLSCPVNEVFTVDVCTCVETEGCGSRAEKLTTTSSELSAPAIGLLLMAMCLLLFIPFLLLFCQCGGANTIFPDQFSDLPFDAKEHLISYHTEGKGEDKEVPLQSIPIMMGMQKKVEMGQAPNFQSNSSHLTETHQATTIYNSQFQDTSQSLMDVDNAYRFSRELFNHGNSSVNFSRQSLGAQHTTALYEDIALSDVFLNDYYSQKALCAVPVKDSLLEYEFEGQSSSAGSVGSCSLLEFDEDLQFLNNLEPKFKTLADICSPPKPTPTPKPTTHKVVDAVKTADIVEKVVKPKTELSVETKHTNTMVLQQQPFYYSAPPVLPMHYVVQPQLQNTVLLADGNHGANFRGLYVVSGPQSLSSGFVISGPQGSDSGLVMQGVQSPQSPTSPTLLLPVGTGVSQGSPSSGFVISGPQGSDSGLVIQGVQSSQSPTCPASQVSPSLLLPVGTGVSQGSPSSGFVISGPQGSDSGLVIQGVQSPQNPTSPASQVSPSLLLPVGTGVSQGSPSSGFVISGPQGSDSGLVIQGVQSPQSPTSSASQVSPTLLLPVGTGVSQGSVPMDGLKIVGPNPDGTYMLVKDKSSPVEAEGVGPGSLQGTLPRGAILVKEAAPPQGVLGPAAKGSVFLAMTKAKKWPAAE from the exons ATGGCTCGGCTCTCCCTCGCAGCAGTGGGCCTGCTGTTTCTGCTAATGCTGGCCTTG ACACCGAGTGTTGAGGCAAGAGAGAAGTCAAAagcactgaggaggaagaagcgAGAGTGGATCCTTCCTCCTGCCAAGCTGATGGAGAACGTTGACTACAAAGACACGACTGTTGCCAAG CTTCGCTCTGATAAAGACAAAATTTCAAAGGTGGAGTATTATCTCTCTGGAGCAGGAGCTGACAAGCCACCATTCAACCTCTTTGTGGTAGATCATGACACCGGATTTGTGCGGGTCAAAGGTACACTGGATCGGGAGAAATGTCCAATGTACAAT CTAACAGGGATCGCCAGATTCCCTGATGGgagaacagcagaggagaacaTCCCGCTGACTATCACAGTCCTAGACGAGAATGACAACCCTCCTTATTTTGAGATGCACGTTGGCAACATCTCAGAGTCAAGTGAAAAAG GAACCTTTGTTATGCAGATCGAGGGGAAAGATGATGACGACCCTAAAACGATAAATTCACAGATTGCCTACAGCATCATCAGTCAGGAGCCAAAGGGCACAGGCCACATGTTCTTTATAGACGAAGAGACAGGCAAAGTGTACGTCAATGAACCCACGCTGGACAGAGAG ACTCATGACCTCTACCGACTGGTTATAAAGGGGACTGATATGGCAGGTGCACCAGGGGGGCTATCAGGGACAGGAACTGCAGAGATCAAGATCCTGGACATCAATGACAACCACCCCACACTGGAAAAATCTGAG TACGCTGGCGCAGTGAGCGAAAATGTTCAAGATGTGGTTGTGATGAAAATCAAAGCTGTGGACAAGGATcttgaaaacacagacaactgGCTGGCAGTCTTTAAAATCGAAAAAGGCAATGAAGATAATCTCTTCTCTAttgagacagacaaagaaaccaATGAGGGCATCCTGAAGCTGATCAAG GCTGTGGATTTTGAAGATGTCCAGAATCTTGAGCTCGGCCTGATGATTGAGAATGTAGCTCCTTTTGTGGAGGGTGGAGCTGTACTGACAGATGTGGGGGTTCAGGTTGGAGAGGGTGGTCCAGTGCCtgttggaggtggaggtggaggtgggggtgggggtggcgggggaggtgggggtggcgggggagggggagggggcgggggaggtggagggggagggggaggtggagggggaggtggaggtggaggtggaggtggaggtggagcggGACCGGGACCCGGACCCGGGGCAGGAGCCGGAGCTGATCTGGACGTAGGGGTAGACGTGGGGGTGGATGCAGGAGCAGATGTTGACGTGGAAGGAGGGGTGAGTGTAGGGTTGGATGTTGGGGTTAAGCCTGATGTGGGTGTTGGACTTAAACCAAAAccaaagccaaagccaaagccaaagccaaagccaaagccaaaaccaggaccaggacagggaccaggaccagaaccagaaccagaaccagaaccagaaccaggaccaggagtAGGAGTAGGAGTAGGAGTAGGAGTAGGTCTAGGaccagggccagggccagggccaggacTAAAGCCAAAACCAGGGGCAAAGCCAAAACCAGGGGCAAAGCCAAAACCAGATACACCAAAGAAAAGCTATCCCATTAAGATCGCAGTGGTAAATGAGCCGGAGGGTCCAGCATTTTCCCCAGACACCAAGAATGTTCCTGTATCAGAAGATCCAAATGAAATGCCTGATGATGGTGTGCTCACAGTGTTTGCTGCCATCGATCCAGACACAGGAAAAATAGCTGAAGACGTCAG CTACGCTAAGGCCTTTGATCCAGATAACTGGTTTGTCATTGATGACAAAACAGCAGAGATTAAACTCAACAAGGCACCAGATAGAGAGTCACCGTTCTTGGTTAACGGAACCTACATTGCCAAGATTCTGGCCATAACCCAAG ACATGCCATCAAAGACAGCCACGGGAACAATAGCCATTCAAGTCAAAGACTCCAACGACCACTGTCCCACCCTGACAACCACTTACAGTGATCTGTGTGCTGGTGAAAAAACTGTTTATGTGACTGGCTTTGATGAGGACGTTCACCCCAATGGCGCTCCATTCACATTCAAAATCGTACCCGATGGAACACGAGGCAGCTGGACCGTAGAAGTCATTAATG ATACGAGTGCCGCTCTTCACTCAGATGAGGGACTGTGGCCAGGCTCATATACGCTGCAGCTGGAGGTGTCGGACGCTCAGAGTCTGTCCTGCCCGGTCAATGAGGTTTTTACTGTGGATGTTTGTACCTGTGTGGAAACAGAAGGCTGTGGCTCAAGGGCAGAAAAATTGACAACTACTTCATCTGAGCTCTCTGCCCCGGCGATTGGCCTGCTACTAATGGCAATGTGCTTACTGCTAT tcatCCCTTTCCTCCTGCTGTTCTGTCAGTGTGGAGGAGCAAACACCATCTTTCCTGACCAATTCAGTGATCTGCCATTTGATGCCAAAGAACACCTCATATCCTACCACACTGAAGGGAAAGGCGAGGATAAG gAAGTGCCACTCCAAAGTATCCCCATAATGATGGGTATGCAAAAGAAAGTTGAAATGGGACAAGCACCGAACTTTCAATCAaactcatctcatctcacagAAACTCATCAGGCAACTACAATCTACAATAGTCAGTTTCAGGATACCAGCCAAAGTTTAATGGATGTTGACAATGCCTATAGGTTTTCAAGGGAATTGTTCAACCATGGCAATAGCAGTGTTAATTTCAGCAGGCAATCTCTAGGTGCCCAACACACAACAGCTCTGTATGAGGACATAGCCCTATCTGACGTTTTCCTCAATGATTACTACTCACAG AAAGCATTGTGTGCTGTGCCAGTGAAGGACTCACTGTTGGAGTATGAGTTTGAGGGCCAGAGCTCTTCTGCAGGCTCTGTGGGCTCCTGCAGCCTCCTGGAGTTTGACGAGGACCTGCAGTTCCTCAACAACCTCGAGCCAAAGTTCAAGACTCTGGCTGACATTTGTTCTCCTCCTAAACCTACACCAACACCCAAACCCACAACACACAAAGTGGTTGATGCTGTCAAAACAGCTGATATTGTCGAAAAAGTTGTTAAGCCCAAAACTGAGTTAAGTGTTGAAACAAAGCATACCAAC ACAATGGTtctacagcagcagccattttaCTACAGTGCCCCTCCTGTACTGCCAATGCACTACGTAGTTCAGCCACAGCTTCaaaacacagttctgctggCAGATGGGAACCACGGTGCCAATTTTAGGGGCCTGTATGTAGTCAGTGGCCCCCAGAGTCTGTCTTCTGGATTCGTAATCAGTGGACCCCAAGGCTCTGATTCTGGGCTAGTTATGCAGGGCGTTCAGAGCCCCCAAAGCCCTACCAGCCCTACCCTGTTGCTACCTGTTGGCACAGGTGTGTCTCAGGGCTCTCCGTCTTCTGGATTCGTAATCAGTGGACCCCAAGGCTCTGATTCTGGGCTAGTTATCCAGGGTGTTCAGAGCTCCCAAAGCCCTACCTGCCCTGCCAGTCAAGTCAGCCCTTCCCTGTTGCTACCTGTTGGCACAGGTGTGTCTCAGGGCTCTCCGTCTTCTGGATTCGTAATCAGTGGACCCCAAGGCTCTGATTCTGGGCTAGTTATCCAGGGTGTTCAGAGCCCCCAAAACCCTACCAGCCCTGCCAGTCAAGTCAGCCCTTCCCTGTTGCTACCTGTTGGCACAGGTGTGTCTCAGGGCTCTCCGTCTTCTGGATTCGTAATCAGTGGACCCCAAGGCTCTGATTCTGGGCTAGTTATCCAGGGTGTTCAGAGCCCCCAAAGCCCTACCAGCTCTGCCAGTCAAGTCAGCCCTACCCTGTTGCTACCTGTTGGCACAGGTGTGTCTCAGGGCTCTGTCCCTATGGATGGCTTAAAGATAGTTGGGCCTAATCCTGATGGTACTTACATGTTAGTTAAGGATAAGAGTAGCCCAGTTGAGGCAGAGGGGGTGGGGCCAGGCTCACTTCAGGGCACTTTGCCCAGAGGTGCTATCCTGGTAAAAGAGGCTGCTCCCCCTCAGGGGGTGTTAGGTCCTGCAGCCAAGGGGAGTGT TTTCTTAGCCATGACGAAGGCCAAAAAGTGGCCTGCAGCAGAGTAG